In Leptospira harrisiae, a genomic segment contains:
- a CDS encoding MaoC family dehydratase — MYQKGKSFSEIQIGDSASFTKTITETDVYLFAGISGDFNPLHVDEEYAKSTSFGTRIAHGGLAASLLAPVLGMKLPGLGTVALETTTKFRKPVYFGDTITCLVEVVKKVERLKAVKMKIVWTNQKSEVVSKGETLVIPPG; from the coding sequence ATGTATCAAAAGGGTAAAAGTTTTTCAGAAATTCAAATTGGAGATTCTGCCTCCTTTACTAAAACAATCACTGAAACGGATGTGTATCTTTTCGCTGGAATCAGTGGAGATTTTAATCCACTCCATGTTGATGAAGAGTATGCTAAATCAACAAGTTTTGGAACAAGGATTGCCCATGGAGGACTTGCTGCATCACTGCTCGCTCCAGTTCTCGGGATGAAGTTACCTGGACTTGGAACGGTTGCCTTAGAAACGACTACTAAATTTCGAAAACCTGTGTATTTTGGAGATACAATCACTTGTTTGGTGGAAGTGGTAAAAAAAGTTGAAAGACTAAAAGCTGTGAAAATGAAAATTGTTTGGACAAATCAAAAATCAGAAGTAGTGAGTAAAGGAGAGACTCTTGTTATTCCTCCCGGTTGA
- a CDS encoding acyl-CoA dehydrogenase family protein, producing MIHPKLNPYLNEEERSFYNTVFQFSEDKVFPSAEERDEKEIWSDELWKEFSKAGLTGLTIPSEFGGEGASCLQCSIATDAFASGSLDGGMGLSWVAHLVIGTMPIVFQGTSEQKSKYLPKLATGEWMAGFALTEPASGSDAASLLTKAEEVEGGWKLNGTKMYITNGPVGQVFVVMARTSEKGRGPMGISAFIVENNTPGFKVSKILKKLGHHTSMTAELVFEDMIIPKENLLGPLNTGFMRIGKETLEWERTVFVAGLAGAMEFCFRKGLRYANERVQFGKPISSFYGMRDILVRNWVYIQAARRLIYWVAERKDRGVASPLESSLGKLISSEIAEDVAKDSVQLFGGYGYMKEYSVERFYRDVKLGTIGGGTSEIQRSIISSLYPGKEKFLKDFSKLEVESNLTDKIQNVLFEIILSMDAEPNRKKQQSVEFAFADVLSIFVILSLSELDTHKPTEYYSLDEKLMDRKLLSYYLVGKYLMSFTRLSNYVPEKLTQLWDCYSQLGKSVEESVHERFHSLQELL from the coding sequence ATGATACACCCAAAACTGAATCCCTATCTGAATGAGGAGGAGAGAAGTTTTTACAATACTGTTTTCCAATTTTCAGAAGATAAAGTTTTTCCCTCTGCAGAGGAGAGAGATGAAAAAGAAATTTGGTCAGACGAATTATGGAAAGAGTTTAGCAAAGCTGGTTTAACAGGACTTACCATCCCATCGGAATTTGGTGGTGAAGGCGCAAGTTGTTTACAGTGTTCGATTGCAACCGATGCATTCGCATCAGGTTCGTTAGATGGAGGGATGGGGTTATCCTGGGTAGCACACTTAGTCATTGGAACGATGCCAATTGTTTTCCAAGGAACAAGTGAACAAAAATCAAAATACCTACCGAAACTTGCCACTGGTGAATGGATGGCAGGTTTTGCTCTTACTGAACCTGCTTCTGGATCAGATGCAGCTTCTCTACTGACAAAGGCGGAAGAAGTAGAAGGTGGATGGAAACTAAACGGGACAAAAATGTACATCACAAACGGTCCTGTCGGACAAGTATTTGTTGTGATGGCGCGCACTTCTGAAAAAGGAAGAGGACCAATGGGAATTTCTGCATTCATTGTGGAAAATAATACTCCCGGATTTAAGGTCAGTAAAATTTTAAAAAAATTAGGTCACCATACTTCCATGACCGCCGAACTGGTGTTTGAAGACATGATCATTCCGAAGGAAAATTTGCTTGGTCCATTGAACACTGGTTTTATGAGAATTGGAAAAGAAACCTTAGAGTGGGAAAGGACTGTTTTTGTCGCAGGCCTTGCCGGTGCTATGGAATTTTGTTTTCGCAAAGGACTTCGATATGCGAATGAGAGAGTACAATTTGGAAAACCTATTTCTAGTTTTTATGGAATGCGGGATATTCTTGTTCGTAACTGGGTTTATATCCAAGCTGCAAGAAGATTGATTTATTGGGTGGCAGAACGAAAAGATAGGGGAGTTGCTTCTCCACTTGAAAGTAGTTTAGGAAAACTCATTTCTTCAGAAATTGCTGAGGACGTTGCAAAAGATTCCGTACAGCTGTTTGGTGGGTATGGATATATGAAGGAATACTCCGTGGAACGATTTTACAGAGATGTAAAGTTAGGCACCATCGGAGGAGGAACCAGTGAAATCCAACGTTCCATTATTTCTTCTTTGTATCCTGGAAAGGAAAAATTTTTAAAAGATTTTTCTAAATTAGAAGTTGAGTCTAATCTAACGGACAAGATACAAAATGTTCTGTTCGAAATTATACTTTCTATGGATGCAGAGCCGAATAGAAAAAAACAACAATCTGTCGAATTTGCATTTGCAGACGTTTTGTCCATTTTTGTGATCCTTTCTCTTTCGGAATTAGACACACATAAACCTACAGAATACTATTCCCTTGATGAAAAATTGATGGATCGAAAGTTACTTTCGTATTATCTTGTGGGCAAGTATCTTATGTCATTCACTCGGCTTTCTAACTATGTTCCCGAAAAACTCACCCAACTTTGGGATTGTTATTCCCAATTGGGAAAATCAGTTGAGGAAAGCGTACACGAACGTTTTCACTCGCTTCAGGAACTTTTGTAA
- a CDS encoding AMP-dependent synthetase/ligase, translating into MTQHYENLYQALTHVAETLPNKVSFRKRKSAKEFPGISFGDLKQFVDHLTLGFIDLGVEVGDRIGFFCDATVNWLRTDIAILTSGAVVVPRGTDIVREEILYILNHSEAKFLVVQKPKDKKRIDDLLGELPHLKQIFILETDLGDLYTGENSILAIAEKGKIRWNRDGKQTLETRINQTDPDALATLIYTSGTTGNPKGVMLSQKGWITAIQNTISRLDMNSNDNAVSLLPPWHAFERAIEYAGIFLGIDFLVSNMSSLKDDLRDFRPTIFPSVPRIWESVYNGIIAKVAKEGGFKEKLFHFFLKFGSTWAHYYAMCFGFEFEIKKPNFLVSFAKRTYAFFILTLLSPLKLISIQIFSAIHKALGGRIRICISAGSALPSVVDGFLSAIGLKVLEGYGMTETSAVVSIRSNSKPTKGTVGIPIAGYQIRLKDDTGKILSEVGAKGTLWIKSKQILKGYYKRPELNQVVFDTEGFFDTGDLMMISHRNELVFAGRSKDTIALIGGENVEPIPIEDKLLTSAYIDQVMVVGHDKKTLGALIVPNFEAVEAKIPGISKEKAGEWNTNPKVRELYRAEISRIISRENGFKGFEMVPANNFYLVPRPFDPDVEMTRTLKMKRNVISDVFSKQIEGIYQ; encoded by the coding sequence ATGACCCAACACTACGAAAACCTCTACCAAGCACTTACCCATGTTGCAGAAACCCTGCCAAACAAAGTTTCCTTTCGGAAAAGGAAATCGGCGAAGGAATTCCCTGGGATCAGTTTTGGAGATTTGAAACAGTTTGTCGACCACTTGACTTTGGGTTTTATCGATCTGGGTGTAGAGGTGGGAGACCGAATCGGGTTTTTCTGTGATGCTACAGTCAATTGGCTTCGGACAGACATCGCCATTTTGACCTCTGGTGCAGTGGTTGTGCCAAGGGGAACAGACATTGTCCGAGAAGAAATTTTATATATCCTAAATCATTCAGAAGCAAAATTCCTTGTGGTGCAAAAACCAAAAGATAAAAAACGCATTGATGATTTGTTAGGTGAACTTCCGCATTTAAAACAAATTTTTATTTTGGAAACGGACCTAGGGGATTTGTATACTGGTGAAAATTCTATTTTAGCAATTGCCGAAAAAGGTAAAATAAGATGGAATCGTGACGGCAAACAAACGTTAGAGACAAGGATCAATCAGACGGATCCGGATGCACTTGCCACTTTGATTTATACTTCCGGAACAACAGGGAATCCCAAAGGAGTAATGTTGTCTCAGAAAGGATGGATCACTGCGATTCAAAATACAATCTCTCGATTGGATATGAATTCCAATGACAATGCGGTGAGTTTACTACCTCCTTGGCATGCATTTGAAAGAGCCATTGAATATGCTGGAATCTTTCTCGGAATCGATTTTTTAGTTTCAAATATGTCTTCGTTAAAGGATGATCTTCGTGATTTTCGTCCGACGATCTTTCCTTCGGTCCCACGCATTTGGGAATCTGTATACAACGGAATCATTGCTAAAGTTGCAAAGGAAGGAGGTTTCAAAGAAAAGTTATTTCATTTCTTTTTGAAATTTGGATCCACTTGGGCACACTATTACGCAATGTGTTTTGGATTTGAATTTGAAATCAAAAAACCAAATTTTTTAGTATCGTTCGCCAAGAGGACCTATGCATTTTTCATTTTGACTTTACTTTCTCCATTAAAACTAATTAGCATTCAGATTTTTTCTGCAATCCATAAAGCGCTTGGAGGAAGGATACGAATCTGTATTTCTGCTGGTTCTGCTCTTCCGAGTGTTGTGGATGGATTTTTATCTGCCATTGGATTAAAAGTTTTAGAAGGATATGGGATGACGGAGACATCGGCTGTTGTGTCCATTCGTTCCAATTCAAAACCAACAAAAGGTACAGTCGGAATTCCAATTGCAGGATACCAAATTCGACTCAAAGATGATACAGGTAAAATATTATCTGAGGTAGGGGCCAAAGGTACTCTTTGGATCAAATCAAAACAAATTTTAAAAGGATATTACAAACGTCCGGAACTCAACCAAGTTGTATTTGATACAGAAGGTTTTTTTGATACGGGAGATTTGATGATGATCTCTCATCGAAACGAACTTGTTTTTGCTGGTCGTTCCAAAGATACAATTGCGCTCATTGGTGGCGAAAACGTAGAGCCAATCCCGATAGAAGACAAACTTCTTACCTCAGCATACATAGACCAAGTGATGGTAGTCGGTCATGATAAAAAAACTCTTGGTGCTCTCATCGTTCCTAACTTTGAAGCCGTAGAGGCTAAAATTCCAGGTATTTCTAAGGAAAAAGCAGGGGAATGGAATACCAATCCAAAGGTTCGGGAATTATACCGAGCTGAAATTTCACGCATTATTTCTCGCGAAAACGGATTCAAAGGATTCGAAATGGTACCAGCTAACAATTTTTATTTGGTACCTCGTCCCTTTGATCCCGATGTCGAAATGACAAGAACTTTAAAGATGAAGAGAAATGTCATTTCGGATGTATTCTCAAAACAAATTGAAGGAATTTACCAATGA
- a CDS encoding flavin monoamine oxidase family protein, which translates to MNRKSFLQKMSAVTLGAGFLLPKKSFGQTTTITTAETKPKSSGGKKAIVLGGGLSGLYSAYLLKQTGYDVTVIERGEKLGGRIATYENPELGILQDLGGEWIGEGQTDIKSLVKQLNLDLVSTNVTERFSLQKSNVELLKISSGSIETLDKVIELHKSLGITQKQGLDKINFSSYARYQGLTEEEIRSMNDLYRVILGADLNQISSESVLDDLSALQSALKPKFQVKGGAECIIKELGNSLRNQELILGETVTKVSQQKNQVTVELSSGRSLKGSLVICALPTAAVLDIKWTPGLPKDLIYSALRMQTGKISKNLSFVKSKDSLAKLFLSTNTAAETLYVSDAAIGTNVTAVTSITTGDRAALFEKGSDRQKKILMTSSLEEVENLDLILESPFFFHSFQKTTGRSGFVSLFPPGSFGIKDVWSEPFERVFFAGEHLAFHTGSMDSAVASAIQAISKT; encoded by the coding sequence ATGAATCGAAAAAGTTTCTTACAAAAGATGAGCGCTGTTACTTTAGGGGCAGGTTTCCTACTTCCTAAAAAATCATTCGGACAAACCACAACGATAACGACTGCTGAAACCAAACCAAAGTCTAGCGGTGGAAAAAAAGCCATCGTTCTTGGTGGTGGCCTTTCCGGCCTTTACTCTGCCTACCTCTTAAAACAGACAGGATATGATGTCACAGTCATTGAGCGGGGAGAAAAATTGGGAGGAAGAATTGCTACTTATGAAAATCCTGAACTAGGAATCTTACAAGATTTAGGTGGTGAATGGATTGGCGAAGGCCAAACGGATATTAAAAGTTTAGTTAAACAACTTAACTTAGATTTGGTTTCCACTAACGTAACAGAACGTTTTTCTCTACAAAAATCAAATGTCGAACTTTTAAAAATTTCTTCTGGATCTATTGAAACATTAGATAAAGTCATAGAATTACACAAATCACTAGGTATTACACAAAAACAAGGATTAGACAAAATTAACTTTTCGTCATACGCACGATACCAAGGGTTAACGGAAGAAGAAATTCGATCTATGAATGATCTTTATCGCGTCATTCTAGGTGCTGATCTAAATCAAATTTCCAGTGAATCAGTGTTAGATGATCTTTCGGCATTACAGTCAGCTCTCAAACCAAAATTCCAAGTGAAGGGTGGTGCAGAATGTATCATCAAAGAACTCGGAAACTCATTAAGAAACCAAGAATTGATTTTAGGCGAAACAGTAACAAAGGTTTCGCAACAAAAAAACCAAGTCACAGTTGAATTGTCTTCCGGGAGATCTCTTAAAGGTAGTTTGGTCATTTGCGCTTTGCCTACCGCTGCTGTACTTGATATCAAATGGACACCAGGATTACCGAAGGACTTAATTTACTCTGCATTACGAATGCAAACCGGAAAAATTTCTAAAAATTTAAGTTTTGTAAAATCAAAAGATTCTTTAGCTAAACTTTTCCTTTCAACAAATACTGCTGCCGAAACCTTATATGTCTCTGATGCGGCAATCGGAACCAATGTAACGGCCGTTACTTCAATCACCACTGGAGACAGAGCAGCATTGTTTGAAAAAGGAAGTGATCGTCAAAAAAAGATTCTAATGACATCATCCTTGGAAGAAGTTGAAAACTTAGATTTAATTCTCGAATCTCCTTTCTTTTTTCATAGTTTTCAAAAAACAACAGGAAGATCTGGATTTGTTTCTTTGTTTCCACCTGGAAGTTTTGGTATCAAAGATGTTTGGTCCGAACCTTTTGAAAGGGTGTTTTTTGCTGGGGAACATTTGGCATTTCATACGGGAAGTATGGATTCTGCAGTTGCTTCTGCCATCCAAGCCATCAGCAAAACTTAA
- a CDS encoding acyltransferase family protein — MGRLVYLDNLRSFALLLGIVFHAAIVYASDIKYAIQESDRSDVLSYFCYWIHSYRMPMFYMISGFFSAMVWEKKGRNFYLEARFKRVLIPTIFGLIFFAPIQYYLTERVKNPNIELLPFLKYFFTKENFQHSHVWFLVDLFCFSILYSLIPKSFFKSKLWDRIPADFFRYIILISFCFLFVFLGHTQISKGESYYGIFKLTFIFQFSFFLSGVFSYHWKTILIPKNYSQLKNLAVLIWAIIVYLIFKDLEIEDPLWIYFQYANVWMRPVHIFLWVLSPFLWTSFLVSMFQTFGNKEGKMGSYLIEASLPIYLVHHPLSLFFAYWVKSMDWGIWGKFFTHILFVLFLSFFLYQFLIRKFKLLRFVFGLKAK; from the coding sequence ATGGGAAGATTGGTTTACCTCGATAATTTAAGATCCTTCGCACTTTTACTCGGAATTGTGTTTCATGCAGCCATCGTGTATGCCTCAGATATCAAATATGCCATCCAAGAATCAGATAGAAGCGATGTTCTTTCATATTTTTGTTATTGGATCCATAGTTATCGTATGCCTATGTTTTATATGATTTCTGGTTTTTTTTCGGCAATGGTCTGGGAAAAAAAAGGTAGGAACTTTTATTTAGAAGCAAGATTCAAACGTGTATTAATTCCCACAATCTTTGGGCTTATTTTTTTTGCACCTATCCAATATTACCTAACGGAAAGAGTTAAAAATCCAAATATTGAACTTTTGCCTTTTCTGAAATATTTTTTTACAAAGGAAAATTTCCAACATTCTCATGTTTGGTTTCTTGTGGATTTGTTTTGTTTTAGTATTTTGTATAGTTTGATTCCAAAATCTTTTTTTAAATCAAAACTTTGGGATCGAATTCCAGCAGACTTTTTTAGGTATATCATTCTTATTAGTTTTTGTTTTCTGTTTGTTTTTCTAGGTCATACACAAATATCTAAAGGAGAATCTTATTATGGTATATTTAAACTTACATTTATATTCCAATTTTCTTTTTTTCTTTCAGGTGTTTTTAGTTATCATTGGAAAACCATTTTAATTCCAAAAAATTATTCTCAATTGAAAAACCTAGCCGTTTTGATTTGGGCTATCATTGTATATTTAATATTTAAGGATTTGGAGATTGAAGATCCGCTTTGGATTTATTTCCAATATGCGAATGTTTGGATGAGACCCGTACATATTTTTTTATGGGTCCTCTCGCCATTTTTGTGGACAAGTTTTTTAGTTTCTATGTTCCAAACCTTTGGAAACAAGGAAGGAAAAATGGGATCTTATTTGATCGAAGCAAGTCTTCCTATCTATTTAGTCCACCATCCTCTTTCTTTATTTTTTGCTTATTGGGTGAAAAGTATGGATTGGGGGATATGGGGGAAGTTTTTTACCCATATCCTTTTTGTTTTGTTTTTAAGTTTTTTCCTCTACCAATTTTTAATCCGAAAATTCAAACTTCTTCGTTTTGTTTTCGGATTAAAGGCTAAGTAG
- a CDS encoding DUF1292 domain-containing protein — protein sequence MDIKDFGFQGDDFLPSRVTEEIDLVDEKGNSYQWEVFYSFSQMGNDYLVFLPSTEQEFQFVNVEMDDPDSDVPGYIVMRIGQDESGDEILEEILDEDELEEIREYVEDEIGLVGQFLNREE from the coding sequence ATGGACATAAAAGATTTTGGATTCCAAGGAGATGACTTTCTTCCAAGCAGAGTCACAGAAGAAATTGATTTAGTAGATGAAAAAGGAAACAGCTATCAATGGGAAGTTTTTTATTCCTTTTCACAAATGGGAAATGATTATCTTGTTTTCCTTCCATCCACAGAACAGGAATTTCAATTTGTCAATGTAGAAATGGACGATCCAGATTCCGATGTTCCAGGATATATCGTTATGAGAATTGGGCAAGACGAATCCGGAGATGAAATCTTAGAAGAAATTTTAGACGAAGACGAATTAGAAGAAATTCGTGAGTATGTCGAGGATGAAATTGGTCTTGTTGGACAATTTCTCAACCGGGAGGAATAA
- a CDS encoding 7TM diverse intracellular signaling domain-containing protein, with amino-acid sequence MSFRQTKLTFLSFLVFLPGILLSEPAVLLSPELSGKNIWSDVLVLEDKDQSISEENITNGSYDSKFLKLSSPNLGFSKSTFWVRILIKNPTEDTIRWNLVFDFPLLDEIQIFGKELPQSLIRALGDRHPFPARNLDYRNPVFPLETKPGVSSVYYLRILSESTIPLTISIWNERDFYDQLNKEQMIFGLFYGILFVMIAYNFFIYIFTYEKSYLFYMFFVSSIFFFHFINNGFAFQYLWPHWIFWANYSLPFFICMSCITGLIFSDNYLSLKKHLPKISKLMWIWAGILFLFSGFTFFLSYRIAMVTAIILTVPTALIMVFSGASTYFSNVRAARYFLISWSFFLMGVLLYSLKSLGFLPDNQITRWTIQIGTALQTILLSLGLADRINFLTRSLRDHIRELSHAKLKIEESEKRFREIFQGSDEVILMMNENFEVINANRALSKHMGFRLDDLRGKKITDLVYTGKDQKSEYNVMYVTDKLTDLKMTGSIINFKTEFEQKYVKEPKEMYCRLQYIDFEETREVLATMSSQFEDTIIQLIDSEKIELSMNNYLRNAEIVSQKITSQLAKYLTTIEQTEVRSSVREIIINAVEHGNLNISFEEKSKALLEGNYLEFLQKRQEDPRYRQKRIKIEYSFTKEYVAYRITDEGRGFDHKKHMEKSLDEMNEAHVQHGRGILMTKSVFDRIEYNDRGNQVSLIKYLNKD; translated from the coding sequence TTGTCTTTCCGCCAAACCAAATTAACGTTTCTTAGTTTTCTAGTGTTTTTGCCTGGGATTTTGTTATCTGAACCAGCAGTTCTACTCAGTCCAGAACTAAGTGGCAAAAATATCTGGTCGGATGTCCTTGTTTTAGAAGACAAAGACCAATCCATTTCAGAAGAAAATATTACGAATGGATCTTATGATTCAAAATTTCTAAAATTATCATCGCCCAACTTGGGCTTTTCAAAATCCACTTTTTGGGTTCGCATCTTAATCAAAAATCCTACGGAAGATACAATCCGTTGGAATTTGGTTTTTGATTTTCCACTTTTGGATGAAATTCAAATTTTTGGAAAAGAGCTTCCTCAATCTCTGATACGAGCTTTAGGTGATAGACATCCTTTTCCGGCAAGGAATTTAGATTATCGTAATCCAGTTTTTCCTTTGGAAACAAAACCTGGTGTATCTTCAGTTTATTATTTAAGGATTTTGTCCGAGTCCACAATTCCACTAACAATCAGTATATGGAATGAACGCGATTTTTATGATCAGTTAAATAAAGAACAAATGATCTTTGGATTGTTCTACGGCATTTTATTTGTGATGATTGCGTATAACTTTTTTATCTACATTTTTACCTATGAAAAAAGTTATCTTTTTTATATGTTTTTTGTAAGTTCCATTTTTTTCTTTCATTTTATAAACAATGGATTTGCATTTCAATACCTTTGGCCGCATTGGATTTTTTGGGCAAATTATTCTCTTCCTTTTTTTATTTGTATGTCTTGTATCACGGGACTTATCTTTTCAGATAATTATCTGAGTTTAAAAAAACACCTTCCAAAGATTTCCAAATTGATGTGGATTTGGGCCGGGATACTTTTTTTGTTCTCCGGTTTTACATTTTTTTTAAGTTACCGGATTGCAATGGTCACAGCCATTATACTCACAGTTCCAACGGCTCTTATTATGGTGTTTAGTGGAGCCTCCACTTATTTTTCTAATGTGCGGGCTGCTCGGTATTTTTTAATTTCTTGGTCTTTTTTTCTTATGGGTGTTCTTTTGTATTCATTAAAGAGTTTGGGTTTTTTGCCAGACAATCAAATTACAAGATGGACCATACAAATTGGAACTGCCTTACAAACTATTTTGTTGTCACTAGGGCTTGCTGACCGTATCAACTTTCTAACTCGTAGTCTTAGGGATCATATTAGAGAACTTTCACACGCTAAGTTGAAAATTGAAGAATCAGAAAAACGATTTCGAGAAATTTTCCAAGGATCTGATGAAGTTATTTTGATGATGAATGAGAACTTTGAAGTCATCAATGCAAACAGGGCATTATCTAAACATATGGGGTTTCGATTGGATGACTTAAGAGGTAAAAAAATTACAGACCTGGTGTATACGGGAAAAGATCAAAAGTCAGAATATAATGTTATGTATGTCACAGATAAATTGACCGACTTAAAAATGACAGGTTCGATAATTAATTTTAAAACAGAGTTTGAACAAAAATATGTAAAAGAACCAAAGGAAATGTACTGTAGATTACAATACATTGATTTTGAAGAAACAAGAGAGGTATTGGCAACAATGTCCTCACAATTTGAAGATACAATCATTCAACTCATTGATTCAGAGAAAATTGAGCTTTCTATGAATAACTATTTACGTAATGCAGAAATTGTATCTCAAAAGATCACTTCCCAACTCGCAAAATACCTTACAACAATTGAACAAACAGAAGTAAGGTCCTCAGTGCGTGAGATTATAATCAATGCAGTAGAACATGGAAATCTAAACATAAGTTTTGAAGAAAAATCGAAAGCGCTTTTGGAAGGAAACTATTTAGAGTTTTTACAAAAAAGACAAGAAGATCCAAGGTATCGTCAAAAACGAATCAAAATAGAATATTCATTTACCAAAGAATATGTTGCCTATCGGATAACGGATGAAGGTCGAGGGTTCGATCATAAGAAACATATGGAAAAATCTTTGGACGAAATGAACGAAGCCCACGTACAACATGGACGTGGAATTCTTATGACAAAATCGGTTTTTGATCGAATTGAATACAATGACCGAGGCAATCAGGTCAGTTTGATAAAGTATTTAAATAAAGATTAG
- a CDS encoding sensor histidine kinase: MKAASRIAFFYLLFGYVWIYFSDYAISLIFQSPEDIREVQSLKGWGFVTVSAAIIFVLLVRELRRQKHVLFEKIESDQLFQVILERIEDAVIVFNLDTWKIDFLSEQVSRLFDIPTKDILIHPELLMERVHEGDRARMTNIWMNQLRENHTGLLYRICKLDGKIKWALEHRLFIPTKDGSANKAVAVITDMTSYMENQSKLERSLRENETLLTEVHHRVKNNLAVIISFLQLQVYSSPPETADILEQSIVRIKAIALVHEKLYSSKNLSGLSSVDYITSLVENIKLMYMRTDIRIELDIQRLDFNIVDAIPMGLMITEMLTNSFRHAFTGGKSDAWIKIDFVVTDQFNYELKYRDNGVGFPPGLNFRKAESIGLSVIFSLCSQMNGREVECSSSPNEGVFYHFAFSPKKVIPKENINVSKG; encoded by the coding sequence ATGAAAGCCGCTAGCCGAATTGCATTTTTTTATTTGTTATTCGGCTACGTGTGGATTTATTTTTCAGATTATGCGATTTCTCTTATATTCCAATCTCCTGAAGATATAAGAGAAGTCCAAAGCCTCAAAGGTTGGGGATTTGTGACTGTTTCTGCAGCGATTATTTTTGTCCTTTTAGTAAGAGAGTTACGGAGGCAAAAACACGTCCTGTTTGAAAAAATTGAATCCGACCAACTTTTTCAAGTCATCCTAGAGCGAATCGAAGACGCAGTGATTGTTTTCAATTTAGATACTTGGAAAATTGATTTTTTAAGTGAACAAGTATCCCGCCTTTTTGATATCCCAACGAAAGATATTCTCATCCATCCTGAACTTCTTATGGAACGGGTCCACGAAGGTGATAGGGCTCGAATGACAAATATTTGGATGAACCAATTAAGAGAAAATCATACTGGGTTATTATATCGTATTTGTAAGTTAGATGGGAAAATTAAGTGGGCATTGGAACATCGACTTTTTATCCCAACAAAAGATGGAAGTGCCAATAAAGCAGTGGCTGTCATTACTGATATGACAAGTTATATGGAAAACCAATCCAAACTGGAACGTTCCTTACGTGAAAACGAAACTTTGTTAACAGAAGTCCACCATCGGGTTAAAAATAATTTAGCTGTTATCATTTCTTTTCTGCAACTCCAAGTTTATTCTTCCCCTCCAGAAACTGCTGATATTTTGGAACAAAGTATTGTCAGAATCAAAGCCATTGCATTAGTTCATGAAAAACTCTATAGTAGTAAAAATCTATCTGGCTTAAGTTCTGTAGATTATATAACAAGTCTTGTTGAGAATATCAAACTTATGTATATGCGAACAGACATTCGTATCGAACTCGATATCCAAAGGTTAGATTTTAACATTGTCGATGCTATCCCTATGGGCCTTATGATCACGGAAATGTTAACCAACAGTTTTCGACATGCATTCACAGGTGGGAAATCAGATGCATGGATTAAAATTGATTTTGTTGTGACAGACCAATTCAACTATGAATTGAAGTATCGAGATAATGGAGTAGGTTTTCCTCCAGGACTCAATTTTCGAAAAGCTGAATCCATTGGATTGTCAGTTATTTTTTCATTATGTAGCCAAATGAATGGTAGAGAAGTTGAATGTTCGTCTTCACCAAACGAAGGTGTGTTTTATCATTTTGCCTTTTCACCAAAAAAGGTAATCCCAAAGGAAAATATAAATGTATCAAAAGGGTAA
- a CDS encoding HNH endonuclease, whose amino-acid sequence MTDTPSDSFFSDVSDEEIARERRKAKELKTSAWWKNKRSSGVCHYCGKKFKVEELTMDHLIPLIRGGKSVKANLVPACKECNFKKKHSLPFEKEFFS is encoded by the coding sequence ATGACGGATACTCCCTCCGATTCATTTTTTTCCGATGTGAGCGATGAAGAAATCGCACGGGAAAGAAGGAAGGCAAAAGAACTAAAAACAAGTGCATGGTGGAAAAACAAACGTTCTTCCGGTGTTTGTCATTACTGCGGAAAAAAATTTAAAGTAGAAGAATTAACTATGGACCACCTAATCCCACTTATCCGAGGAGGAAAATCTGTAAAAGCAAATTTGGTTCCAGCATGTAAAGAATGTAACTTCAAAAAAAAACATAGCCTTCCCTTCGAGAAGGAGTTCTTTTCCTAA